One Rhodobacteraceae bacterium M385 genomic region harbors:
- a CDS encoding diguanylate cyclase, whose amino-acid sequence MNICAPVAARCLSLSLEVLDLLMPMHVAVDNDGCVTHAGPTILKLLGDAPIIGVPLLDAFDLRRPGGLNCFEDVKHRAGQRLSLAPRSADHLPLRGVIMPLPGEEGMILDISLGLSFARAVADFSLTLHDFSPCDQTIELLYLHEANASTSQLSRRLSERLQAAHAAAQEQARTDVLTGLKNRRAMDDELEHLLVERNHDFSLLHLDLDLFKHVNDTYGHAAGDAVLMEVGRILTEELRRTDLPARVGGDEFLVILRPAMSDEVAGSVAARLIDRIEQPIQVEDTQCSVSASVGIVSTDRYRTRPSIEQVLADVDSALYQAKNAGRGRFVISNGGGRVPDAARQP is encoded by the coding sequence ATGAATATTTGCGCCCCGGTTGCCGCCCGTTGCCTTTCCTTGTCTCTAGAGGTGCTGGACCTGTTGATGCCGATGCATGTGGCTGTCGATAATGACGGTTGTGTCACCCACGCGGGCCCGACGATCCTGAAGCTTCTTGGCGACGCGCCTATAATCGGCGTTCCCTTGCTTGACGCTTTCGACCTTCGCCGCCCCGGCGGGCTTAACTGCTTTGAGGATGTGAAGCACCGGGCCGGTCAACGGTTATCACTGGCGCCCCGGTCAGCGGATCATCTGCCGTTACGGGGGGTGATTATGCCATTGCCGGGGGAAGAGGGGATGATCCTTGATATCTCGCTCGGGCTATCATTTGCGCGCGCGGTGGCTGACTTTTCCCTGACCCTGCATGACTTTTCGCCCTGCGATCAGACGATTGAGCTTTTGTACTTGCACGAGGCGAACGCTTCGACCTCGCAATTGTCCCGACGTCTGTCCGAACGGCTACAGGCGGCCCATGCCGCAGCGCAGGAACAGGCGCGCACCGATGTGCTAACCGGCCTGAAGAACCGCCGGGCGATGGATGATGAGTTGGAGCATCTGCTGGTGGAGCGGAACCATGATTTCTCTCTCCTCCATCTGGATCTGGACCTGTTCAAACACGTGAACGACACTTACGGCCATGCCGCAGGGGACGCCGTTTTGATGGAGGTGGGGCGCATCCTGACCGAGGAATTGCGCCGCACTGATCTGCCCGCCCGCGTCGGCGGGGATGAGTTTCTGGTGATCTTGCGTCCCGCGATGTCCGATGAGGTCGCAGGAAGCGTCGCGGCACGGCTGATTGACCGGATTGAACAACCAATTCAGGTGGAAGATACCCAATGCAGCGTGTCAGCCAGTGTTGGCATCGTATCAACTGATCGATACCGGACCCGCCCCTCGATTGAACAGGTTCTGGCGGACGTTGATAGCGCCTTGTATCAGGCCAAGAACGCTGGACGGGGGCGTTTTGTGATCTCGAACGGCGGCGGAAGAGTGCCGGACGCAGCCCGACAACCGTGA
- a CDS encoding trimethylamine methyltransferase family protein yields the protein MTEAQPPRRRRAGGRAAGTARATAHAIDQQPWRLPRNNDRPTEPLDEEGVLTLHKGAMRILSEIGIEFLNEEAVGYLREAGCKVERQNVFFDPKFVEEMVARAPETFTITPRNPDRKLIMGGNYMLFGNVSSPPNAWDLERGKRPGDMETYVEFIKLTQYFNCIHFAGGYPVEPIDVHASVRHLDCLFEKLTLTDKVAHAYSLGAERVDDVMEMVRIAGGLTDAEFDASPRMYTNINSVSPLKHDFPMLDGAMRLARRGQPVVVTPFTLAGAMAPVTLAGAVSLSLAEGLAAIALLQWIAPGCPVAIGTFTSNVDMKSGAPAFGTPEYMRATQMTGQMARFYGLPMRASGVCAANVPDGQAMWETSNSLWSGVQAGANMIYHAAGWLEGGLIASPEKFVMDCEVIQQIQRYFEPQMTGVSEDDLGFDAIKEVGPGGHFFGCQHTQDRYQEAFYGPFLSDWRNFEAWRLDGAVWTAERAHKTYKEILGEFEAPPMDVAIRDELADFVARRKSEGGAPTDF from the coding sequence ATGACCGAAGCCCAACCACCCCGCCGTCGCCGAGCAGGAGGTCGAGCCGCCGGCACAGCACGCGCAACGGCCCATGCGATCGACCAGCAGCCGTGGCGCTTGCCCCGTAACAACGACCGCCCGACAGAGCCGTTGGATGAGGAAGGCGTCCTGACGCTGCACAAGGGTGCGATGCGCATTCTGTCAGAGATCGGGATCGAGTTTCTCAACGAAGAGGCGGTGGGATACCTGCGCGAAGCGGGCTGCAAGGTTGAAAGGCAGAACGTGTTCTTCGATCCTAAATTCGTGGAAGAAATGGTCGCCCGTGCCCCGGAAACCTTCACCATCACCCCCCGGAATCCCGACCGGAAGCTGATTATGGGCGGCAACTACATGCTGTTCGGGAATGTCTCATCTCCGCCCAATGCTTGGGATCTGGAGCGGGGCAAACGCCCCGGCGACATGGAAACCTATGTGGAATTCATCAAGCTTACCCAATATTTTAACTGCATCCACTTCGCGGGCGGCTATCCGGTGGAGCCGATTGATGTCCACGCCAGCGTGCGGCACCTTGATTGTCTGTTTGAGAAACTGACCCTGACCGACAAAGTCGCCCACGCCTATTCCCTTGGGGCCGAGCGTGTTGACGATGTGATGGAGATGGTGCGCATCGCGGGTGGCCTGACCGACGCCGAATTTGATGCGTCGCCCCGGATGTACACGAACATCAACTCTGTCTCGCCCTTGAAACACGACTTCCCGATGCTTGATGGGGCGATGCGTCTGGCGCGGCGCGGGCAACCTGTGGTGGTGACACCCTTCACCCTTGCCGGAGCCATGGCACCGGTCACGCTGGCAGGCGCTGTATCGCTTAGCCTTGCGGAAGGGCTCGCCGCGATTGCTCTGCTGCAATGGATCGCGCCGGGGTGCCCGGTGGCGATTGGGACGTTCACTTCGAACGTCGATATGAAGTCCGGCGCGCCCGCCTTTGGGACGCCAGAATACATGCGCGCCACCCAAATGACCGGCCAGATGGCGCGGTTCTACGGCCTGCCGATGCGGGCCAGCGGCGTTTGCGCCGCGAATGTGCCCGACGGTCAAGCGATGTGGGAGACGTCCAATTCCCTTTGGTCCGGGGTGCAGGCGGGCGCGAACATGATCTACCACGCCGCCGGTTGGCTGGAAGGGGGGCTAATCGCCTCGCCCGAAAAGTTCGTGATGGATTGCGAGGTGATCCAGCAAATCCAGCGCTATTTTGAGCCACAGATGACGGGCGTGTCCGAGGACGATCTGGGTTTCGATGCGATCAAGGAAGTCGGCCCCGGTGGCCACTTTTTTGGCTGCCAGCACACCCAAGACCGCTATCAAGAGGCGTTCTACGGCCCGTTTCTGTCGGATTGGCGCAACTTTGAAGCCTGGCGCCTGGACGGCGCCGTTTGGACAGCCGAGCGCGCCCATAAAACCTACAAAGAAATCCTCGGAGAGTTCGAGGCCCCGCCCATGGATGTCGCGATCCGCGATGAATTGGCGGATTTCGTGGCCCGTCGAAAATCCGAGGGCGGTGCGCCGACCGATTTCTAA
- a CDS encoding diguanylate cyclase translates to MAGRILVVDDVATNRIVMKVKLTAACYTVEQAENGTEALKAARSSKPDLILLDVMMPDMSGLEVCRALKQDPETADIPVVLITALTDRSAKMDGLEAGADDFLTKPVEEVTLLARVRSLLRASDSVKELRGRSDTVSAFGFAEAALGFEGKTQPGRVALVAPGPRGAVLWKAAIDARTGGDVQAIPKEKALSQNAHDGEMPDVFVISVDLNQRNEGLRLLSDLRSRPGTRHAACVMVLPEGDSERAAIALDLGASDVLHDPFDAQELAIRISAQLDRKRQSDRMREGVRASIEASITDPLTGLYNRRFALHRMEQMMARPGAGLAVMMIDLDYFKSINDTFGHAAGDTVLQEVATRLRGQLQANDLLARIGGEEFLVALTGANVHTAKECAERLRSCIGGTSFDLGDDTFPIRVTASVGLALPEVFGEIPGVTPEALIHQADTALYGAKAHGRNQVSHVCVAAA, encoded by the coding sequence ATGGCGGGACGTATACTTGTCGTTGACGATGTTGCGACCAATCGGATCGTGATGAAAGTCAAACTGACGGCCGCGTGTTACACCGTTGAGCAGGCAGAGAATGGGACAGAAGCCCTGAAGGCCGCACGAAGCTCTAAGCCGGACCTTATTTTACTGGACGTCATGATGCCCGACATGAGCGGGTTAGAAGTGTGCAGGGCCCTGAAGCAGGACCCGGAAACCGCCGATATTCCCGTTGTGTTAATCACCGCCCTCACGGATCGCTCTGCCAAAATGGATGGGCTGGAGGCGGGCGCGGACGATTTTCTGACGAAGCCGGTGGAGGAAGTCACGCTTCTTGCCCGGGTGCGGTCGCTTCTGCGGGCCAGTGATTCTGTAAAAGAACTGCGCGGGCGTAGCGACACAGTATCGGCGTTTGGATTCGCCGAGGCAGCGCTTGGGTTTGAAGGGAAAACCCAGCCCGGTCGCGTCGCACTGGTGGCCCCCGGCCCCCGTGGCGCGGTTCTGTGGAAAGCCGCCATCGATGCCCGCACCGGGGGCGATGTGCAAGCTATCCCCAAGGAAAAGGCCCTGTCCCAAAACGCCCATGACGGGGAGATGCCGGACGTTTTTGTGATTTCTGTCGATTTGAACCAGCGCAACGAAGGGTTACGCTTGCTGTCGGACCTACGGTCCCGCCCCGGTACGCGCCACGCCGCTTGTGTTATGGTGCTGCCCGAAGGCGATAGCGAACGGGCCGCGATTGCGTTGGATTTAGGGGCCAGTGACGTGCTGCACGACCCGTTCGACGCGCAGGAACTGGCGATCCGAATTTCCGCGCAACTGGACCGCAAGCGTCAATCCGACCGTATGCGCGAAGGTGTTCGCGCGAGTATCGAAGCCTCGATCACCGATCCCTTGACCGGGCTTTATAACCGTCGTTTCGCCCTTCACCGGATGGAACAAATGATGGCCCGGCCCGGCGCAGGGTTGGCTGTTATGATGATAGACCTGGACTACTTCAAAAGTATTAACGACACCTTCGGCCATGCCGCCGGAGACACGGTGCTGCAAGAGGTTGCGACCCGCCTTCGCGGACAACTTCAGGCCAACGATCTTTTGGCCCGCATCGGGGGGGAAGAGTTTTTAGTCGCTTTGACCGGGGCCAATGTGCACACCGCGAAGGAATGCGCCGAGCGGCTGCGATCGTGCATTGGTGGGACTAGCTTTGATCTGGGCGATGACACCTTCCCCATTCGGGTGACGGCAAGCGTCGGGCTAGCCCTGCCCGAGGTGTTTGGAGAGATCCCAGGCGTCACTCCAGAGGCCCTGATCCACCAGGCCGATACCGCCCTTTACGGCGCTAAAGCCCATGGGCGTAACCAAGTCAGCCATGTCTGCGTAGCCGCGGCCTGA
- a CDS encoding heme NO-binding domain-containing protein — MHGMINRALQGFIVETYGKDVWAEVRSVADLRFDEFEAMLHYDDALTVSCFEAVTRIVHQPEVSLLEDLGTFLITHPPLDPLRRLLRFGGASFAEFVLSLEELADRGRMAIPDIEVPEITVRQIDVAEFELSARWRLPGIGALLLGSLRAMADDYGALAFLQFVSSDGGEDRLNIVIHDAHHAEGRDFVLAEAAL, encoded by the coding sequence ATGCACGGGATGATAAATCGCGCGCTTCAAGGGTTCATCGTCGAAACCTACGGGAAAGATGTATGGGCAGAGGTTCGGTCCGTCGCCGACCTTCGCTTTGATGAGTTTGAAGCCATGTTGCACTACGATGATGCGCTGACCGTGTCATGTTTTGAAGCTGTGACCCGCATCGTGCATCAACCAGAAGTTTCGCTGTTGGAAGACTTGGGCACCTTCCTGATCACTCACCCTCCACTGGACCCGCTGCGCCGCTTGCTTCGATTTGGCGGGGCGAGTTTTGCTGAATTTGTGCTGTCCCTGGAGGAATTGGCCGATCGTGGGCGCATGGCCATTCCGGACATAGAGGTCCCTGAAATTACGGTGCGCCAGATCGACGTGGCGGAATTTGAACTCAGCGCCCGTTGGCGATTGCCGGGCATCGGGGCGCTTTTGTTGGGGTCGCTGCGCGCGATGGCGGACGACTACGGCGCATTGGCGTTTTTGCAGTTCGTCTCCAGCGATGGCGGGGAGGATCGCCTGAACATCGTTATACATGACGCACACCACGCCGAAGGTCGGGACTTCGTGCTGGCAGAGGCAGCCCTATGA
- a CDS encoding HAD family hydrolase has translation MTLRVQGIVFDKDGVLFDFQKTWGAWAHRMIEALAQGDEALAQTLADALAYDRPTRNFRPESFVIAGPAHDVSRVIADHLPDRNFSEVHEFLVTQAAQTPLAPAVPLRPTLMDLKSRGLRLGVATNDAERAAKAQLASENALDVFDLVCGFDSGFGAKPEPGMCLAFADTTGIAPDALVMVGDSTHDMDAGRAAGFTCVAVLTGVATADDLAPYADVVLPDIAALGAWLDTF, from the coding sequence ATGACTTTGCGCGTTCAAGGAATTGTCTTCGATAAAGACGGCGTGCTGTTCGACTTTCAAAAGACATGGGGCGCTTGGGCGCACCGAATGATTGAGGCGCTGGCACAGGGGGACGAGGCGCTGGCCCAAACATTGGCGGATGCGCTTGCCTACGACCGCCCTACGCGTAACTTTCGCCCCGAAAGCTTTGTAATCGCAGGCCCGGCCCATGATGTGTCTCGCGTGATTGCGGATCATTTACCTGATCGTAACTTCTCGGAGGTACACGAGTTTCTAGTGACCCAAGCCGCGCAAACGCCCCTTGCCCCGGCGGTTCCGTTGCGGCCGACGCTGATGGACCTCAAGTCGCGCGGGCTGCGCCTTGGGGTGGCGACCAATGATGCAGAGCGGGCGGCGAAGGCGCAATTGGCCTCGGAGAACGCGTTGGACGTGTTCGATTTGGTGTGCGGTTTTGATAGTGGCTTTGGCGCAAAGCCAGAACCGGGCATGTGTTTGGCTTTTGCCGATACCACGGGGATCGCTCCCGATGCGCTGGTGATGGTGGGCGACAGCACCCACGACATGGACGCAGGCCGGGCGGCTGGGTTCACCTGTGTTGCCGTTCTGACCGGGGTGGCAACGGCCGATGATCTTGCGCCCTACGCCGATGTCGTCCTGCCCGATATCGCCGCTTTGGGGGCGTGGCTCGATACGTTCTGA
- a CDS encoding DUF3572 domain-containing protein codes for MQQETAETKALALLAWLAGHDEILPVFMGATGVGEDDLRARAAEPEFLASMMDFLLMDDNWVMQGAESTGIAAQEFVLIRAALPGGEQVNWT; via the coding sequence ATGCAGCAAGAAACCGCCGAAACAAAGGCGCTGGCGTTGCTGGCATGGCTGGCAGGGCACGATGAAATCCTGCCAGTTTTCATGGGGGCCACGGGCGTCGGAGAGGACGATCTTCGCGCCCGTGCCGCAGAGCCGGAGTTCCTTGCCTCGATGATGGATTTTCTGCTGATGGACGATAATTGGGTGATGCAGGGGGCAGAATCGACGGGCATCGCGGCCCAAGAATTTGTTCTGATCCGCGCCGCCTTGCCCGGCGGAGAGCAGGTGAACTGGACATGA
- a CDS encoding AMP-binding protein, translating into MTNPLHSALLTHQHDDAVFLTEPGGAPMSYGALRGAVSTTAAALSATGVAPGDRVLCQIAKSPEALILYLATVTAGAVFVPLNTAYTPAELDYFLEDAEPALLILDATTQAARPVAEARGVAVAAPADLVHAGGTTMAPVPRDAGDLAAILYTSGTTGRSKGAMLTHDNLISNALALKDHWQFTADDVLLHALPVFHTHGLFVATNVILAVGGQLIFCPSFNLDQLAELVPQATTIMGVPTFYTRMVGDPRFDRAALSHMRLIISGSAPLLAESHKAFEAQTGHAILERYGMTETNMITSNPYTGDRRAGTVGHPLPGVSLRLANRDDAGIGGIEVRGPNVTPGYWRNAEKTEESFTKDGWFITGDLGQKDADGYVSIVGREKDLVISGGFNIYPKEVEVEIDALPGVVESAVYGVAHPDLGEVVAAAVVLEAHGNTDAAAIIEALSGRLARFKIPRHVRILRELPRNAMGKVQKAELRKADQG; encoded by the coding sequence ATGACGAACCCACTGCATAGCGCCCTTCTGACCCACCAACACGATGACGCGGTGTTCCTGACAGAACCCGGAGGCGCGCCCATGAGCTACGGGGCGTTGCGCGGCGCCGTTTCCACCACGGCTGCCGCATTGTCCGCCACCGGTGTTGCGCCCGGAGATCGCGTGCTGTGCCAGATCGCAAAATCCCCCGAGGCGCTCATCCTGTATCTGGCTACGGTCACCGCGGGGGCGGTATTCGTCCCCCTCAACACGGCCTATACGCCGGCGGAATTGGATTACTTTCTTGAAGACGCAGAGCCCGCCCTGCTGATCCTTGACGCGACAACCCAAGCAGCCCGCCCCGTCGCCGAAGCCCGTGGCGTCGCTGTCGCGGCACCAGCCGACTTGGTCCATGCGGGCGGCACGACGATGGCGCCTGTGCCCCGTGACGCGGGTGATCTGGCGGCGATCCTTTACACCTCGGGCACGACCGGGCGCTCCAAGGGGGCGATGCTGACCCACGATAACCTGATCTCCAACGCGCTTGCGCTGAAGGATCACTGGCAATTCACGGCGGACGATGTGTTGCTGCACGCCCTGCCCGTCTTCCACACTCACGGGCTATTTGTTGCCACCAATGTTATCCTTGCCGTGGGCGGGCAGTTGATCTTCTGCCCCTCGTTCAACCTAGATCAATTGGCAGAATTGGTGCCGCAAGCCACAACGATTATGGGCGTGCCGACTTTTTATACAAGAATGGTTGGCGACCCGCGCTTTGACAGGGCAGCCCTGTCGCACATGCGGCTTATCATCTCGGGTTCTGCGCCGCTCTTGGCGGAAAGCCACAAGGCGTTTGAGGCGCAGACGGGCCATGCGATCTTGGAGCGATACGGCATGACCGAGACGAATATGATCACCTCCAACCCCTATACGGGCGACCGCCGCGCGGGCACTGTTGGCCACCCCCTCCCCGGCGTTTCGCTGCGCCTTGCCAACCGCGACGATGCGGGTATCGGCGGGATTGAGGTGCGCGGGCCGAATGTGACCCCCGGTTATTGGCGGAACGCGGAAAAGACGGAAGAAAGCTTCACCAAGGACGGGTGGTTCATCACCGGGGATTTGGGCCAGAAGGACGCCGATGGCTATGTTTCTATCGTCGGGCGCGAAAAGGATTTGGTAATCTCTGGAGGATTTAACATTTATCCGAAAGAGGTTGAGGTCGAGATTGACGCCTTGCCCGGCGTCGTCGAAAGCGCCGTCTACGGCGTGGCGCACCCTGATTTAGGCGAAGTTGTCGCCGCCGCTGTGGTACTGGAAGCCCACGGCAACACTGACGCCGCCGCGATCATCGAGGCGCTTTCAGGCCGGCTGGCCCGTTTCAAGATCCCGCGCCATGTACGAATTCTTAGGGAACTGCCTCGCAACGCGATGGGTAAGGTGCAGAAAGCGGAGCTGCGCAAAGCTGACCAAGGGTGA